Proteins from a genomic interval of Pseudomonas anuradhapurensis:
- a CDS encoding PLP-dependent aminotransferase family protein produces MTLYLNLAELLGARIEQGLYRPGQRLPSVRALSVEHGVSLSTVQQAYRMLEDSGMVSPRPKSGYFVSNLRQLPALPAVSRPAQRPVDISQWEQVLELVRSTPRQDVVQLGRGMPDIDSPTLKPLLRSLAQLSRRQDMPGLYYDNIHGNLALREQVARLTLDSGCRLSPADLVVTTGCHEALSCSIRAVCEPGGIVAVDSPSFHGAMQTLKGLGMKALEIPTDPVTGISLEALELALEQWPIKLIQITPNCNNPLGYIMPEARKKALLSLAQRYDVAILEDDVYGDLAYTYPRPRTLKSFDDDGRVLLCSSFSKTVAPGLRIGWVAPGRYLERVLHMKYISTGSTASQPQLAIADFIAAGHYQPHVRRMRSQYQRSRDLMSDWVTRYFPPGTRVSRPQGGFMLWVELPEHFDTLRLNRALLEQGVQVAVGSIFSASGKFRHCLRMNFAARPTAQIEAAVRKVGETALRLLDEENAGA; encoded by the coding sequence GTGACCCTCTACCTGAACCTCGCCGAACTGCTCGGCGCCCGTATCGAGCAGGGCCTCTACCGCCCCGGCCAGCGCCTGCCGTCGGTGCGCGCCCTGAGTGTGGAGCACGGGGTCAGCCTGAGCACCGTGCAGCAGGCCTATCGCATGCTGGAAGACAGCGGCATGGTCTCGCCGCGACCCAAGTCCGGCTACTTCGTCAGCAACCTCCGCCAGCTGCCTGCCCTTCCCGCCGTCAGCCGCCCGGCCCAGCGTCCGGTGGATATTTCACAGTGGGAACAGGTGCTGGAACTGGTGCGCAGCACGCCGCGCCAGGATGTTGTCCAGCTCGGCCGCGGCATGCCCGACATCGACAGCCCCACCCTCAAGCCACTGCTGCGCAGCCTCGCCCAACTGAGCAGAAGGCAGGACATGCCTGGCCTGTACTACGACAACATTCACGGCAACCTGGCCCTGCGCGAGCAAGTGGCGCGGCTGACGCTCGACTCTGGCTGCCGCCTGAGCCCGGCCGACCTGGTGGTGACCACCGGTTGCCATGAGGCGCTGTCGTGCAGCATCCGCGCGGTATGTGAACCCGGCGGCATCGTCGCAGTCGACTCGCCGAGCTTCCATGGGGCCATGCAGACCCTCAAGGGCCTGGGCATGAAAGCCCTGGAAATCCCGACCGACCCAGTCACCGGCATCAGCCTGGAGGCGCTGGAGCTGGCCCTGGAACAATGGCCGATCAAGCTCATCCAGATCACCCCCAACTGCAACAACCCGCTCGGCTACATCATGCCCGAGGCGCGCAAGAAGGCCTTGCTGAGCCTGGCCCAGCGCTACGACGTGGCCATTCTCGAAGACGATGTGTACGGTGACCTGGCCTACACCTACCCGCGCCCGCGCACCCTCAAGTCTTTCGACGACGATGGCCGCGTGCTGCTGTGCAGCTCGTTCTCCAAGACCGTCGCCCCCGGCCTGCGGATAGGCTGGGTGGCGCCCGGGCGTTACCTGGAACGCGTGCTGCACATGAAATACATCAGCACCGGCAGCACCGCCAGCCAACCGCAGCTGGCCATTGCCGACTTCATCGCCGCCGGGCACTACCAACCCCATGTGCGGCGCATGCGCAGCCAGTACCAGCGCAGCCGCGACCTGATGAGCGACTGGGTGACCCGCTACTTCCCGCCGGGCACGCGGGTCAGCCGGCCGCAGGGTGGTTTCATGCTGTGGGTGGAATTACCCGAACATTTCGATACGCTGCGGCTAAACCGCGCTTTACTGGAGCAAGGCGTGCAGGTTGCCGTAGGCAGCATCTTTTCGGCCTCGGGCAAATTCCGCCACTGCCTGCG